Below is a window of Mycolicibacterium rhodesiae NBB3 DNA.
GCCTTCGCATCGCCGTTGCTGCCGCTGTCGATGGTGTCTTCGGACACATCGGGTTCCGGCGTCGGCGAGTTGTCTTTCTTTCGGCCCAGCAGGTTCACGCCTGTCAGGTTACTTCCGCTCGCGGATGTGCACGGCAGGGCCTCTGTGGACAGACTCGGGAATAGTGCCGGGACAAGGTACCGTTGACGGAGTACGCCGCACATTTGATGAGGCTTTACAGGAGACGTAATGACTGTTCAGGGAGAGTCGGCCACCGGGACCGCCACCCATGGCGCGAAGCTGACCGATGCCGCCGCCGCCAAGGCCAAGGCGCTGTTGGACCAGGAAGGCCGTGACGATCTGGCCCTCCGTATTGCCGTGCAGCCGGGTGGCTGCGCCGGGCTGCGCTACAACCTGTTCTTCGACGACCGGTCTCTGGATGGGGACGTGACCGCCGAGTTTGGTGGCGTTTCGCTCACGATCGACCGGATGAGCGCGCCCTATGTGGAGGGTGCGGTCATCGACTTCGTCGACACCATCGAGAAGCAGGGCTTCACGATCGACAACCCGAACGCCACCGGGTCGTGCGCCTGCGGCGATTCGTTCAACTGATCTAGATCGTATGGGGAGGCTGGGGCCTCACTGCATGTGAACGTGGGTTGCCGACAGGAATCGGGTCCTGGCCGGTAGAGCCACAGATGTAGGAGGCCCCAGTGGTAGGTCAGCGTACGAGTGTCGGTTTGGATGTGCACGCACGTTCGGTTGTCGCGTGCGGATTGGACCGGGAAACCGGTGAAGTCGTTGAACGGCGGCTGACACCGGAGCACCGCGAAATCCTGGACTGGATTGGCGACTTGCCGGGTCCGGTGGCGGTGACCTATGAGGCCGGTCCCACCGGATTCTGTCTGGCGCGAGCTCTAGACGCGGCCGGGGTCGAGTGCCAGGTCGCCGCGCCCTCGAAACTGATCCGTCCCGCTGGCGATCGGGTCAAGACCGATGCGCGCGATGCGGCGCATCTGGCTCGGTTGTTACATCTGGGTCAGATCACCGCGGTCGCGATTCCCTCCGCTGATCAGGAAGCGGCTCGTGATCTGGTGCGGGCACGCGAGGACTGCCGCGGCGATTTGATGGCCGCGCGGCACCGGCTATCGAAACTGCTTCTGCGGCAGGGCATCGTGTACTACGGCGGCGCGACCTGGACCAGTCGTCACGAACTGTGGCTGCGCCAGCAGCGCTTCGACAACCGGGCACTGCAGCTGACCTATGACGCGACCTTCGACGCCATGACCGCGTGCGTGGACCGCAGGGAACGGCTGGAGGCAGCGATCGAGGAGATGGCCGCCGACAGTGAGTTCACCGCGGTGGTCCGACGGCTGGGGTGTCTGCGCGGGATCGCCACGCTGACGGCGTTCGGGCTGGCCACCGAGATCGGCGACTGGCACCGGTTGACCGGTCGCACGATCGGCGCCTACCTGGGGCTGGTCCCATCCGAATTCTCCTCCGGTGGCAGTCGGGTGCAGGGCGAGGTAACCAAGACCGGCAACAAGCACGTACGACGCCTGTTGGTCGAAGCGGCGTGGCACCATCGCAGCCCGTATCGGCCGGGTGCGGTGTTGCGGCGTCGGTGGGATCTGGCCTGCCCGGCGGCGCGGGCTCGGGGTCAGGCCGCCAACCGACGCCTGCATCAGCGTTGGGCGAACTTCGATCAACGCAAGAAGCGATCCGTGGTCGCCAACATCGCGGTGGCCAGAGAGCTGGCCGGCTGGTGCTGGTCGTTGGCGGTGCTTGACGGCGAGTAGCCAGCCCATGGCGTCCAGATGACGAACTCGGTGGTGACGGCAAGCGTCTTGGAGTGATCCGCGTCTGTTCTATGAGCAATCACGTTGTCTGGCAACATGATCACGCTCGACTCTAGATGGCGGCCAACTCCGACTCGAAGTCCCGATCCTGCGGTAACCAACCCGCGCATATCAGACTGACAACGCGTCGACACGACACGCTCGACACCACCACGACACTCATCTGGTCAAACGAAGCGGCGGCCACGGCGACGGTCGCGGCCGCCGCTTCACCTTGCCC
It encodes the following:
- a CDS encoding iron-sulfur cluster assembly accessory protein codes for the protein MTVQGESATGTATHGAKLTDAAAAKAKALLDQEGRDDLALRIAVQPGGCAGLRYNLFFDDRSLDGDVTAEFGGVSLTIDRMSAPYVEGAVIDFVDTIEKQGFTIDNPNATGSCACGDSFN
- a CDS encoding IS110 family transposase, with the translated sequence MVGQRTSVGLDVHARSVVACGLDRETGEVVERRLTPEHREILDWIGDLPGPVAVTYEAGPTGFCLARALDAAGVECQVAAPSKLIRPAGDRVKTDARDAAHLARLLHLGQITAVAIPSADQEAARDLVRAREDCRGDLMAARHRLSKLLLRQGIVYYGGATWTSRHELWLRQQRFDNRALQLTYDATFDAMTACVDRRERLEAAIEEMAADSEFTAVVRRLGCLRGIATLTAFGLATEIGDWHRLTGRTIGAYLGLVPSEFSSGGSRVQGEVTKTGNKHVRRLLVEAAWHHRSPYRPGAVLRRRWDLACPAARARGQAANRRLHQRWANFDQRKKRSVVANIAVARELAGWCWSLAVLDGE